From one Humulus lupulus chromosome 8, drHumLupu1.1, whole genome shotgun sequence genomic stretch:
- the LOC133796515 gene encoding cytochrome P450 86B1 — translation MFTHLFSHINYFFPMQSSRLHHPNTMNITTITTNFTADAAAAATGKFVFLRHFQLLEVFAAVFVFIAINSLRQKRKQGLPVWPVLGMLPSLASALQTNMYEWISDVLRTQNGTFWFKGPWFSSLNCIVTSDPRNLEYLLKTKFSNFPKGPYFRDTVRDLLGDGIFSADNETWQRQRKTASIEFHSAKFRNLTTESLRELVHARLLPVLEDSIKQLAGIDLQEVLLRLTFDNVCMIAFGVDPGCLQKGLPEIPFAKAFEDATEATVFRFVTPTCLWKAMRYLNVGMEKKLKESLRGVDEFAEDVIQTRKKELSSRCDEKKMRSDLLTVFMGLKDENGEAFSDKFLRDICVNFILAGRDTSSVALSWFFWLIDRNPVVVQKILEELCKILGEREELEKGDMVVFRPEEIKKMDYLQAAISEALRLYPSVPVDHKEVVEDEKFPDGTELKKGTKVVYAIYAMGRTEAIWGKDCLEYKPERWLGRDGRYMRESAYKFTAFNGGPRLCLGKDFAYYQMKFVAASIIYHYHVKVVENHPVVPKLALTMYMKHGLKVHLSRRDQSALQNYYFKG, via the exons ATGTTTACTCACCTTTTCTCACATATTAATTACTTCTTTCCCATGCAAAGTTCTCGTCTTCATCATCCCAACACCATGAATATCACAACCATCACCACCAACTTCACGGCCGATGCCGCCGCTGCTGCCACCGGAAAATTTGTCTTCCTCCGCCATTTTCAACTCTTGGAGGTTTTCGCAGCGGTCTTCGTGTTTATTGCCATTAACTCGCTGAGGCAGAAGAGGAAACAAGGCTTGCCCGTTTGGCCAGTTCTTGGTATGTTGCCTTCTTTGGCGTCTGCTCTCCAAACCAACATGTATGAGTGGATCTCCGACGTTCTCCGAACCCAAAACGGTACGTTTTGGTTCAAAGGACCATGGTTTAGCAGCCTGAACTGTATAGTCACCTCCGACCCTCGAAACTTAGAGTATCTACTCAAGACAAAGTTCTCTAACTTTCCTAAAGGGCCTTACTTTCGTGACACGGTGCGTGATCTTCTCGGCGATGGAATCTTCAGCGCTGACAATGAAACTTGGCAACGACAAAGAAAGACGGCGAGTATTGAGTTTCACTCGGCCAAATTCCGAAATTTGACAACTGAGTCTCTCCGTGAGTTAGTCCATGCTCGGCTGTTACCGGTCTTAGAGGACTCCATCAAACAGTTGGCAGGGATAGATCTTCAAGAAGTTCTCTTGAGACTAACGTTCGACAACGTTTGCATGATCGCTTTCGGGGTCGATCCCGGTTGCTTGCAAAAGGGGTTGCCGGAAATCCCATTCGCCAAAGCCTTCGAGGACGCCACCGAAGCCACCGTGTTCCGGTTCGTGACTCCGACGTGTTTGTGGAAAGCCATGAGGTATTTAAACGTTGGAATGGAGAAGAAGCTGAAGGAATCATTACGAGGAGTGGATGAGTTCGCCGAGGACGTGATTCAAACGAGGAAGAAGGAGCTTTCGTCACGTTGTGATGAGAAGAAGATGAGGTCAGACCTCTTGACTGTGTTCATGGGGTTGAAAGACGAGAACGGAGAGGCGTTTTCGGACAAGTTTTTGAGAGATATTTGTGTGAACTTTATACTGGCCGGGAGAGATACTTCTTCGGTGGCTTTGAGCTGGTTTTTCTGGCTTATTGATCGGAATCCGGTGGTTGTGCAGAAAATACTTGAAGAGCTTTGTAAGATATTGGGGGAGAGAGAAGAGCTTGAGAAGGGAGATATGGTGGTGTTTAGACCAGAGGAGATTAAGAAAATGGATTATTTGCAGGCTGCTATTTCAGAGGCTCTCAGATTGTATCCTTCGGTTCCAGTGGACCACAAGGAG GTGGTTGAAGATGAAAAATTCCCAGATGGAACAGAGTTGAAAAAGGGAACCAAAGTGGTGTATGCAATATACGCCATGGGAAGAACAGAGGCCATATGGGGTAAGGACTGCCTCGAATACAAACCGGAGAGATGGCTCGGCCGTGACGGGCGGTATATGAGAGAATCCGCCTACAAATTCACGGCATTCAACGGCGGACCTCGCCTGTGCTTAGGCAAAGACTTTGCTTACTACCAAATGAAATTCGTGGCCGCTTCAATCATCTACCATTACCATGTCAAGGTTGTGGAGAACCACCCTGTGGTGCCTAAGTTGGCCTTGACCATGTACATGAAGCATGGCTTGAAGGTCCATCTCTCTAGGCGTGACCAGTCTGCGCTTCAAAATTACTACTTCAAAGGTTGA